The sequence CAATCGTCGCGATCTCGATCCCCATCCCCTGGGTCGCGGTCCTGATCGCCAACGATCGTCCGCCACGCAAGCGTGGCGAGGCACCGCAGTACAAGTACGGCGCCGACCACTCCGTCGTCGAACAGATGTCGTTGGAGAACACCCCGAGACCCCGGGTCGTCGACACCACCGTCGACACGCCGGACGGCCTGCGGGACGACGACCCGGATCACGGCACCCGCTGACCACACTCTCAGCAACTTCTCATGTAACCCCCTGAATCGACCTGCCGAAATCGCTGGTCATCCCGGTCTCCGACGACGGCGTCGCGGGAACCCCCGGGAACTTTCACCCCACCGAACGCGTTGGACCTCATGAACGCACTCAAGTCAGGAGGCCGAATGTCACGCTCGACAGTTTCACGCCCGACCACGACTACTGGATTCGCCGACGATCCCACTTCCGCCCGCACCCGCCCCGCGATGACGGAGCAGGATCTCGATGCACAGTCCCCGGCCGCCGACCTCGTTCGCGTCTATCTCAACGGCATCGGCCGTACCGCCCTGCTCAACGCCGAGCAGGAGGTCGAACTCGCCAAGATGATCGAGGCAGGCCTCTACGCCAAGCATCTGTTGGCCACCAAGAAGCGGTTGTCGGCGACGCGGAAGCGTGATCTCGCGATCATCGTCCGCGAAGGAGAGTCGGCCCGATCGCACCTCCTCGAGGCCAACCTCCGTCTGGTCGTCTCGCTGGCAAAGCGGTACACGGGTCGCGGGATGCCCCTGCTCGACCTGATCCAGGAAGGAAATCTGGGTCTGATCCGCGCGATGGAGAAGTTCGACTACGCGAAGGGCTTCAAGTTCTCGACCTACGCGACATGGTGGATCCGCCAGGCCATCACCCGCGGCATGGCCGACCAGAGCCGCACCATCCGCCTGCCCGTCCACCTCGTCGAGCAGGTCAACAAGCTGGCTCGGATCAAGCGCGAACTGCATCAGCAACTCGGCCGTGAGGCCACCGACGACGAGCTCGCCAGCGAGTCGGGCATCCCGGCGGAGAAGATCGCCGACCTGCTCGACCACAGTCGTGACCCGGTGAGTCTCGACATGCCGGTCGGCAGCGACGAGGAAGCGCCTTTGGGCGACTTCATCGAAGACGCCGAGGCGACCTCCGCCGAGAACGCCGTGATCGCCGGTCTGCTGCACTCCGACATCCGCTCGGTGCTGGCGACGCTCGACGAACGCGAGCAGCAGGTCATCCGGATGCGCTACGGCCTCGACGACGGCCAGCCGCGCACCCTCGATCAGATCGGCCGCATGTTCGGGCTCTCCCGCGAACGGGTACGGCAGATCGAGCGTGAGGTGATGGGCAAGCTGCGCCAGGGCGAGCGTGCCGAACGCCTGCGCGCCTATGCCAGCTGATCGCTAACCCAGCCGTCTCGGTCCGGTGTCCGCTCGTGTGGGCACCGGACCGACGCGTATCAGGGCGGTGAGCACTGCGGCACCGTCCGGCGAGGCCAGTATCGGGTCCAGCACCACCTCACGGACCTCGGGGATGTCCTCGACCAGCGTGGAGATCCGCAGCAGCAGATCGGCGAGCGCCGCACGGTCCACCGGCGGCTCGCCGGCGTAGCCGTCCAGCAACGCCGACGAACGAGGTTCATCGATCAATTCCGACGCGTCGAGCGCCGACAGCGGGATGGCGCGATAACCCTGGTCACCGAGCAGATCGAAGGTTCGCCCGGACAGGCCGAATGAGATGAGTGATCCGAACGATCGGTCGTCGCGCACCCGGATCATCGTCCCGATCCCCTTCGGCGCCATCTTCTGGATGTGCAGCACGCGATCCCCGGTCAGCTCACTGAGCTCGGCGAAGGCAGTGATCACCGCGGTGGCGTCGGGCAGATCGAGCCGGGCCCCCTCGCGGTCCAGACGGCCGCGCCATGCCTTCGATGTCGCCTTCACCGCCACCGGGAAGCCGAGTTCGCGCGCCGCGGCAGACGCCTCGTGCATGGTGGTGGCCTCCCGGAACGGCACGATCGAGATGCCGTACCAGCTCAGCACGGTCGCCGACTCGACGTGTCCCAGAGCCCGGCCTGGATCGGATGTCGCGTCCGCCCCGTCGAGGTCGGCCATCGCCTCCCGGACAAATCCACGCGCGGCCTCCGGGTCGGTGTCCTCGGGTCGATGGATCGGTGATTCCGGTCGCTCCCGCCATTTCGCGTACTGCCAGGCCCGGGCCAGTGCGTTGGCCGCGCGCTCGGGGCTGCCGTAGGACGGGATCGACCCGACGTCGGGCAGTCCGTTGGCGCCCGGCTTCATCAGCCCCGGCGGGATTCCCTCGACCGCGAGGAAGGTCGTCACGATCGGCTTCGGATGGTTCACGTCCTGCTCGGCCGCGCCGTCGCCGACGGGTGTGGTCTGCGAGTTGGCCGCGGCCATCAGCGCGCGCGCATGCCAGTCGGCGTCCACGGCCACCGGCGGTACGAACACGACGACCACGGCATCCACCGAAGGGTCGCCCATCGCGTCCGTCACCGCCGACTCGAAAGCGTCCTCACTCGCGCCGGCCCCGAGGTCGATCGTCTCGGTCACCTCCAGCCCTCCGCCACGGGCGGTCTCGGCGGCCAGGCTGCCGAGCACCGACGAGTTGCCGATGATGCGGGTGCGGGGGCCACGCGGTAGCGGTTGGTAGGCGAAGATCGTTGCGCAATCGAAGAGTTCGGAGATGGTGTCGACCTGGATGACACCAGCCTGCTCGAGCACCATCTGGGCGATCTGGTCGTCGAGACTGGCCGCCGACGAACGGGCCGCACGCGCAGCCGTCATCGCGCCCTTACCCGACTTGACCGCGACGATCGGTTTCGATCGCGAGACGCGGCGGGCGATCCGGGAGAATTTGCGCGGATTACCGAAGCTCTCGAGGTAGAGCAAGATCACGTCGGTCGCGGTGTCGCTGTCCCAGTACTGGAGCAGGTCGTTGCCCGACACGTCGGCACGGTTGCCGGCGGAAACGAACGTGGACAGACCGATCTGGCGACGCGCGGCGGTGTCCAGGATCGCGATCCCGAGGGCACCTGATTGACAGAAGAATCCGACGCGGCCGGTGGCCGGTATCCGTGGCGCCAGCGTCGCGTTGAGCGCCACCGACGGTTCGTTGTTGGCGACGCCCAGTGCGTTGGGACCCACCAGGCGCATGCCGTGTTCACGGACCTGTTCGAGCAGTCGGTGCTCACTCTCCAGACCCGCCTCGCCACTCTCACCGAATCCCGACGAGACCACGACAAGTGTCCGGACCCCCTTCACCAGGCAGTCGTCGAGGACCTCGTCGACGGTGGACGCGGGCACCGCGACCACCGCCAGATCCACCGGATCCGGGATGTCACGAACTGTGGGATACGCCCGGATGCCGCGCACAGACGGTGGCCGGGTGTGGCGGCGGCGCTCCGCCGGGGTCGACCGGGCCGGCCCGGGACCTCGGGCAGTCCGTGACCCGGTGGGCCCATCGACGCTCGTCGATCCGTCGTCGGCGGGGCCCGGACCGTTCACCGGGAACACCGGCCCGGTGAATCCGCCGGCGATGATGTTGGCGAGCAGCGCATTACCGACCTTCTTCGGATCGGTGGAGGCGCCGATCACGGCGACCGACGACGGGCGCAGCAGGTTGGCGACGCTGCGCGCCTCGGAGGCACGCTCTCGCGCGTTGCGCACCGACAACAACGCCTCGGTGGGGTCGATCAGGAACTCCACGTGCACGGTGCTTCCGTCGAAGTTCCGCGACAACTGATAACCGGCGTCGCGGAACACGGCCACCATGTTCGGGTTCTCGCTGAGCACCTCTGCCTCGAAGCGGACAAATCCGCTCTCCGCGGCCGCACCCGCCAGGTGTTCGAGCAGGATGGGCCCCAGGCCTCGGCCCTGATGGTCGTCGGCGACCACAAAGGCCACCTCCGCGGATTCGGGCTTGCCGTCGAACTCGAGTCCTTCGTAGAGGCCGATTGCGATGATGTCGCCGCCGAGTACCGCTACCAGCGCGACGCGCTTCTGATAGTCGACGGTCGTCATGCGCGCGACCTCACGCGGCGGAAGGGCCGGAGTCGGCCCGAAATATCGCATGTAGCGCGTGCGCTCCGACAGGCCGGCATGGAACCGGACCACGCGATCGGCGTCGTCGGGGACGATCGGACGCAGATGAACGACACCACCGTCGGAGGCCAGCACATCGGCGATCCAGTGACGCGGATAGTCCCACGGCTCACGCGGCTGCGGTCGGTCGGCCGCATCCCCGGAGTTCACCGCTGTCGCGGTGTTCGCCGGGTCCGTCTCCGTCACAGGGTCTTCGGACGGCATCTGGTCGTCGCTCGCATCAGTCACGGGGGTCCTCCGGATCGAGTCCGTGTAGCGGATACACCGCACGGCGAGTGGCCAGGATCGCGCGATCGGTCTGACGTTGCGCGGAGGCGGTGATCCCCTCCGGCGGCTCTTGGCCCGTGTCGCCGTCCCACGCCACATATCCGACGTCTCCCCCGTCGCCCATGACCCTCACCGGGGCCTGAGAATAATCCGAGTGGACCTGTTCGGCGATCTGTTCTGCTGTGGCACACCAGGATTCGTTGATGGTCGTGTCCACGTCGACGTCCCGATCGACGACGATCCCGATGAGGTGGGCCCAGC is a genomic window of Gordonia sp. SID5947 containing:
- a CDS encoding sigma-70 family RNA polymerase sigma factor encodes the protein MSRSTVSRPTTTTGFADDPTSARTRPAMTEQDLDAQSPAADLVRVYLNGIGRTALLNAEQEVELAKMIEAGLYAKHLLATKKRLSATRKRDLAIIVREGESARSHLLEANLRLVVSLAKRYTGRGMPLLDLIQEGNLGLIRAMEKFDYAKGFKFSTYATWWIRQAITRGMADQSRTIRLPVHLVEQVNKLARIKRELHQQLGREATDDELASESGIPAEKIADLLDHSRDPVSLDMPVGSDEEAPLGDFIEDAEATSAENAVIAGLLHSDIRSVLATLDEREQQVIRMRYGLDDGQPRTLDQIGRMFGLSRERVRQIEREVMGKLRQGERAERLRAYAS
- a CDS encoding GNAT family N-acetyltransferase: MPSEDPVTETDPANTATAVNSGDAADRPQPREPWDYPRHWIADVLASDGGVVHLRPIVPDDADRVVRFHAGLSERTRYMRYFGPTPALPPREVARMTTVDYQKRVALVAVLGGDIIAIGLYEGLEFDGKPESAEVAFVVADDHQGRGLGPILLEHLAGAAAESGFVRFEAEVLSENPNMVAVFRDAGYQLSRNFDGSTVHVEFLIDPTEALLSVRNARERASEARSVANLLRPSSVAVIGASTDPKKVGNALLANIIAGGFTGPVFPVNGPGPADDGSTSVDGPTGSRTARGPGPARSTPAERRRHTRPPSVRGIRAYPTVRDIPDPVDLAVVAVPASTVDEVLDDCLVKGVRTLVVVSSGFGESGEAGLESEHRLLEQVREHGMRLVGPNALGVANNEPSVALNATLAPRIPATGRVGFFCQSGALGIAILDTAARRQIGLSTFVSAGNRADVSGNDLLQYWDSDTATDVILLYLESFGNPRKFSRIARRVSRSKPIVAVKSGKGAMTAARAARSSAASLDDQIAQMVLEQAGVIQVDTISELFDCATIFAYQPLPRGPRTRIIGNSSVLGSLAAETARGGGLEVTETIDLGAGASEDAFESAVTDAMGDPSVDAVVVVFVPPVAVDADWHARALMAAANSQTTPVGDGAAEQDVNHPKPIVTTFLAVEGIPPGLMKPGANGLPDVGSIPSYGSPERAANALARAWQYAKWRERPESPIHRPEDTDPEAARGFVREAMADLDGADATSDPGRALGHVESATVLSWYGISIVPFREATTMHEASAAARELGFPVAVKATSKAWRGRLDREGARLDLPDATAVITAFAELSELTGDRVLHIQKMAPKGIGTMIRVRDDRSFGSLISFGLSGRTFDLLGDQGYRAIPLSALDASELIDEPRSSALLDGYAGEPPVDRAALADLLLRISTLVEDIPEVREVVLDPILASPDGAAVLTALIRVGPVPTRADTGPRRLG